A section of the Vibrio vulnificus CMCP6 genome encodes:
- a CDS encoding GGDEF domain-containing protein has product MIKKFGWLLSCVFVWVSFNCWAKSKEITVATEADDVVTRVLFDAIAEQFALDVTYVNMPSFDAILDSVARGETDFAANITFTHEREKRFSYSHPTNIEYTYLYSNTTNSLRDATRIGVPQDTIYGELIAVNHPDIQLVSYQGHEEAYALISHGQVDGIVDAINQLKPMLLKGTNAHLLNDEISIKPVSIVSQKGQHLEELTQFAQFIHSEQMQKRLREEITQYQFAIRKQALQQAIVQAPLELDEPLTIKLEPIYPYVIYHPDGHVSGITAEVLQQSCDILALNCQLVSRSDERWGEMLQGFIQQEFDLLAPLAMTKAREQFTYYTSPHYAPQSVIVKRLGYKPNVYSHVSQLIAERVGVVEDDYFDALLTQMLPLKDLSRFSDHDAMVSALLANRVDYITMDTATLNYLLRNELKLAIEQDDAIGVFDTSKISIGLANTEKGRALAPYFSRAIEMLDLNSIIERYDVRPDWRSSLEMEQKFAAKTQTLFAAMLLLAFALSYYLHRLSNTDNLTGLGNRRQLQRKYGNGIAGDLAILYIDVNNFKPINDTYGHHCGDMVLKAIALEIKSHWRGKGFRVGGDEFILIGKASQQEVEEAFDRFSRIRLEQHIAGKPLIISSSIGLSARRERAMSLQKALHLADVDMYQSKNEQREMGYS; this is encoded by the coding sequence ATGATAAAAAAATTTGGTTGGCTGCTTTCCTGCGTATTCGTTTGGGTATCGTTCAACTGTTGGGCAAAGAGTAAAGAGATCACAGTAGCAACGGAAGCGGATGATGTGGTGACGCGGGTTCTGTTTGATGCCATTGCCGAGCAGTTTGCGCTGGACGTCACCTATGTGAATATGCCGAGTTTTGATGCTATTCTCGATTCAGTTGCGCGTGGTGAAACAGACTTCGCAGCGAACATTACGTTTACGCATGAACGTGAAAAAAGATTCAGTTATTCACACCCAACCAACATTGAATATACCTATCTCTATTCTAATACGACCAATTCGTTGCGTGATGCGACACGTATTGGCGTACCTCAAGATACCATTTATGGGGAGCTGATTGCGGTAAATCATCCAGACATTCAGCTTGTTTCGTACCAAGGCCATGAAGAAGCTTATGCGCTGATCAGTCACGGTCAAGTCGATGGCATTGTGGATGCCATCAATCAACTTAAGCCTATGTTGCTTAAAGGAACCAATGCCCATCTTCTCAACGATGAAATATCGATAAAACCCGTCTCTATCGTCAGTCAAAAAGGGCAACACTTAGAAGAGTTGACTCAATTTGCTCAGTTCATTCACAGCGAGCAGATGCAAAAAAGGCTTCGTGAAGAAATTACGCAATACCAATTTGCTATTCGAAAACAGGCGCTACAACAGGCTATTGTTCAGGCACCCCTCGAGCTAGATGAACCATTAACCATCAAACTTGAGCCGATTTACCCTTATGTGATTTACCATCCTGATGGCCACGTGAGTGGGATTACTGCCGAAGTTCTGCAGCAAAGTTGCGATATTCTTGCCCTTAACTGTCAACTGGTGAGCCGTTCAGATGAACGTTGGGGAGAAATGTTACAAGGCTTCATACAGCAAGAGTTTGACCTACTGGCTCCGCTGGCGATGACCAAAGCGAGAGAGCAGTTTACCTATTACACAAGCCCACACTATGCGCCTCAGTCGGTTATCGTCAAACGTTTGGGGTATAAGCCCAATGTCTATTCTCATGTCTCCCAGTTAATTGCAGAGAGAGTCGGGGTGGTTGAGGATGACTACTTTGATGCGTTGTTGACGCAAATGTTGCCATTGAAAGATCTGAGTCGTTTTTCCGATCACGATGCGATGGTCAGTGCCTTACTTGCCAACCGAGTGGATTACATCACGATGGACACGGCAACACTCAACTACTTACTACGAAATGAGTTGAAGCTGGCTATTGAGCAAGATGATGCGATTGGCGTATTTGATACGTCGAAAATTTCTATCGGTTTGGCTAACACGGAAAAGGGCAGAGCGCTGGCTCCGTATTTTAGTCGGGCGATAGAAATGCTCGATCTCAATAGCATTATCGAACGTTACGATGTTCGTCCTGACTGGCGAAGCTCGTTAGAAATGGAGCAAAAGTTTGCTGCAAAAACACAAACGCTATTTGCGGCGATGTTATTGCTGGCGTTTGCACTCTCGTATTATCTGCATCGTTTATCGAATACGGATAACTTAACTGGGTTAGGCAATCGACGCCAACTACAGAGAAAATATGGCAATGGCATCGCGGGCGACCTTGCGATTTTGTATATCGACGTTAACAATTTTAAACCGATTAACGACACATATGGTCATCACTGTGGCGACATGGTGCTCAAAGCCATAGCCCTAGAAATCAAAAGCCATTGGCGTGGCAAAGGTTTCCGCGTGGGCGGCGATGAGTTTATTTTAATTGGCAAAGCGTCTCAGCAAGAAGTTGAAGAAGCGTTTGATCGTTTTAGCCGAATTCGACTTGAACAGCATATTGCCGGAAAACCCTTGATCATCAGTTCTTCGATTGGCTTGTCCGCGAGGAGGGAGCGGGCCATGAGCTTGCAAAAAGCGCTGCATCTGGCTGATGTCGACATGTATCAGAGCAAGAATGAACAGCGTGAGATGGGGTATTCTTAA